In Aricia agestis chromosome 13, ilAriAges1.1, whole genome shotgun sequence, the genomic window CACTAATCGCTGGCATTTTTAATCCCCTATCAgatacatattctaccattatACTAATACTAACGATGTGAACCTGAGCCCACTAATTGACGCAATCGCGTTTACTCTGGCCTGCTCTTTACTCGTTACTTTGATCTCTATCAGCGTCTCCAGCACAATGAAAAACGTAATTCAATTGCattgttttatataaaacttGTTGAAGGATTAAAGGCtaagctaaattattataaaataattattatcgcctactattattatcattggTTTAATTAATAGGTATCATAATCGTTAAGTGTTTGTTTGAGTTACGTTTATCTAGGTTTAATAGTGATTTTATTACCGCAAATACACATAAAGTCTAATTAAATATCAGTAGTTTAGACTACATAGGGCTTCCTCAGGGATACCTTCTAGGTCCCAAAAGTTgcaaaacttttttaattatattatgcccTCACAATCTTACAAAAAATAGTTTCACTACAAAAGTTTCCGTTATTTTATTACATGTACAATTGAATAAAGCCAATAGGTATCGTCTCGTCCTTCATACAACGTAGGGTCAAAAGtcctgtactcaatcttcatgcatGTCTGTTGTAaccgttattataatttatgctaACTTTATATTATCATTCTGGCATTGCTAATACCtctttattttgtattattagaCAAATGAATGAATTTTATTGCCATATTGAAACTGTATGAAAATTCATACGGTTTGATATCAAGTGTAAAGGGGTAGCAAAGATCTATGATAAACAAATCCGTCCACAATAATTACGTCAACACGTTTTTGTTACTAAggaatcctgaaaaatatttatatgaattGGAATAAGGTTGATTATCATACAATACGATGATATAATATGATCGTAAATTGGCgagtatttttaaaatccgTAGTAAATGCgaacataaaatcaaaatcttcAAGGTAGACAAGGATTTTTTCAGTTGAAGAGCAAACGCGGAAGatgtttaacaataattaacctGAGATTTCAGAATTAAATACAACAATTGAGAAGATGTCTGTGGAATGTTTATTGTCTTTGAATTTAGTACAGTTATAATAACAGGTTTACTGAACTACTGTGACTTAATTAATACCAATGGTAAAATATTTACTCCGATACTACAAGTTAGATTCTCTTTAGAGAAAAGTTTTAGTTTAACATTTGCATAActatttctacataatattatgtatagttaaCAAGATGAGGTGCGCAACTCcaatgcgccaaaattagtttattgtgTGCGAACCGTTCacttttccgtgataaaaagtatcctatatcctttcgcGGGACtttagctaaatcggttcattCAGCTGTTTGTCTGCTGCTGCATTCTGAAGTcagtcacactttcgcatttataatatgacgaGCTTTTtcctgcggcttcgctcgcattaagaagtattattatatacaaactttcatccaatattttaaccccttgggggtagaattgatcaaaaatctttcttagcggatgcctacgtcataacatctacctgcatgccaaatttcagcccgatcggtccaatggtttaggctgtgcgttgatagatcaccatgtcagtcagtcacctttgagttttatattatagattgtgGATAGTTTAAACACTGTAAGGTTTTGACCAGCTAGAATTTAAATCTTGAAACTACGTTTTAATGGAATAAATATAGTAGCTACAGTTACTAACTCCCAACACTTTCTATTACAGTATGAATACAAATACGACGTGGAGGACCCGGAGAAGACTCTGTACTTCGGTGCCAACGAATCAGGAGATGCTGCCGGTAAAGTGATAGGAGGATACAAAGTACTACTGCCTGATGGTAGACTCATGACAGTAGAATACACAGTGGAGGGAGACAGTGGATTCGTACCTAAGATCACTTTCGAGGAGAACGCTAACCCCTTCGGTAAAGGCAAATAAGTGAGATGTAATATAAGAGTAGTGTCCAACCGAAGGTCGATTATTGGCTAATGCCCAAGGCTTACAATCTGCAAGAAATATTATTCAACTTGCcttatatatttaattcaaataattatgaatgtttttaataatattttctgtcaagaatatataaatgtataaaatattggaAAAGTGATAACAACAATTcgataattcaataaattcaaaattttatttctaaaaaaataatcgtCCTTGTATGATTATTTCCGCCGATGGCAGCCAAAGTCGAAGCTGCGGTTGGACACTAGATATAAGTGAACATGACAAATCAGATACTAGCCAAAAACGTAGGGAACCATTGGAATTAATAGACTTTGAAGATAATTTGCAACGAGGAATCAAATTACAGAGCAGTTGTAACGTAAGGTCAATTGTTTGTTAAGAGTTTTGTATATTTCAGTCTTTATCTTAATTACATCTAGAGTTATCTCAGTAATTATCTTAGTGCTTATTGTGATTAATGTGGACTAACTTGTTTCTAAAAAATTAATAGATTAAGTAAGTCAAAATCTGCCATATGTTACGAACAATTTCGGTTTTGTAAACTTTACCCAAATCTTTACAGTCAAGTTACCACCTCTGTGATACAGTTAATAAGTTCACAATTTGTCATATCTTAGGGTTAAAATTAGGTTACTTTATCAGATAAGGTTATATAACTTTTGTAtgcaatattttgtaaaaataaagaatatttttcaacaactttaatttattttatactaaaatTACCCGATCACTAATGGCCGCCGGCTATACAAAAGGCCTGAACTCaactaaaataaattgtacAGGAACAGATTATCTCTAATCTTATTTGACTTTAGCCTAAGTATCTGGAAAAAAAACATTGgactaaaatgtaaattatcagagactagcgacccgccccggcgtcgcacgggtataaaatatatagccactgaaaaaaatattaaaatcgatagcctatgctCCTTCAagtagtctacttcttatctgtgccaaataacataaaaattgctccagtagttcgcgagataagccctttcaaataatttcccccgttttttccacattttcctattagtcttagtgtgataaaatatagccttatagTCTTGCTCAATAAATGGGTTATctgacactgaaataatttttcaaatcggaccagtagttcctgtgattagcgcgttcaagttagccctttcaaataattttccccgtttttttccacattttcatctatttcttcgctcctattagtcttaacgtgataaaatatatcctatagccttcctcgataaatgggctatctaacactgaaagaatcatcaaaatccgttgcgtagttttaaagagtaaagggaacaaagggacatgagggaaaaaaaagcgactttgttttataatattatgtatggagATGCATAAAGAAGGCTGTATAGCTTTGATATGAAGTCAAAGCAGAtacatacgagggctgctatttatgtatccggaattaaaaaaagaaacaaacatatatcatttaatatggttttattgcttttcaaaatattcgccgcgatgatcgacacacttttgcatacgctggaaccaattttcatagcactttttccattctgattgaggtatctccaaaacgtgcattttgaacgcatcaacagcctcttcgcggctcgaaaaacgttgaccacgtaatttgttcttcgcgtatggaaataaaaagaaatcgttaggtgccaaatcagggctgtacggcggatgaccagtcaattcgatcttttgaccctccaaaaactgagttgtttcagctgaggtgtgacagctagcattgtcgtgatgtaatatgattctgcgttgtcggttgtcctttcttatttcttcaaagacttctggtaaacaaatggtcgtataccattcagaattaaccgttttacgattctctaatggcactgtagccacatgtccattaattccaaaaaaacaggcgaccatttgcttcaaagtactttttgcacgagtaacttttgttggtttcggctcatcttggaacacccacaccgttgactgttgtttagtttcggggtcatatgcatagatccaagattcatcacctgtgtagatattataaacggcttttgacgtaccacggttgtatttttttatcatttttttgcaccaatcgacacgagcccgtttttgatcgattgtcaagttgtgcggaatccaacgcgaacatattttttttacagccaaatgttcgtgtaatatcttatgtatgctcgtcatacttatgcctaaggacgcctctatctcgcgatatgtaacatgacgatcacgcattattagttcccgcacagca contains:
- the LOC121732934 gene encoding cuticle protein 10.9-like; the encoded protein is MSPIKCIVLLVACISVRQTLSAPAPQEQEYPPMPYEYKYDVEDPEKTLYFGANESGDAAGKVIGGYKVLLPDGRLMTVEYTVEGDSGFVPKITFEENANPFGKGK